The Chryseobacterium sp. LJ668 genome segment GGCTAAATCCGCTTTTTGACCGTCATCAGATAATCCATCAATAATAATGTAAACAGTATGAATCAGAAACCAGGCAATCAAGCAAAATAAAATAATTTTAAAAGCTTTAAGGACAAATTTCATCTGATTAATTTTGAATTTTATTTGCTTTATTTTGGGTAATATCATTTTTAATCCAGTCGAGCTGCACATCTTTCCGGTTGAGTATATCCTGCATATTTTCAGAGATCTCAACATCAGGAATTACACCCTTTTTAGTATTGGTAAAATCAATATTCGGCTGTATAAGAAGCAGGCCAATCGGAAAATCTATTTTTGAGTTCGGAAGCTTCTGATAAGAATAAAATCCGGCAACCGTTCCGTCATTGGCTCCGCCGGTTTCTTCTCCTACCAATGTAGCTCTTTTGTCATATTGTAGTTTTGAAGAAATAACAGAAGATGCCGAAAAGCTACCACCGTTGATTAACATATATACCTTACCTTTAAAAACATTTTTCTTAGGTTTTGTAGGCTTATTTTCTTTCATTCTGTAATAGACCATGCCGTCTTTTCCTTTATAAACACTGAATATCTGAGAAAAAACATAACCCGGATATAATAAACCCTTAAGGATGTATTGCAACAGATTTGATTTTCGAAAATAATTGGTTTTTAAAGGGGTAAATTTCGAGGTAAGCTGTGAAGGTTTAACCAAAACAAAAGGTTCAGGAGCGAGATAAGAGTAGAGATTGTTGATTTCATAGAGCGAACCGCCATAGTTGTTTCTGATATCAATGATCAGATATGATGATCCGGCTTTATTTATTTTTGAAAAAGATTCTTTATAAAAGCGATCAGAAAATGTTCTCGAAAAGCTCTGGATTTTCATGTAAGCAATCATACTATCTTTATCCAAAAGTTTAAAAATTCTATTATAAGAGCTTGTTGAGGCAACATAATCGTTTACTTTCTTTTCTTCAGTTCTTTTTTTCTCCATTTGATCTTTTTCCAGATCTTCCTTGTTTTTAGATTCACGTCTAAGTTTTACGATTCTTTTTTGATTTTGATAAGACGTCTCGATGTTTGCGCTATCCAAAATTCCTTTTTCAGCGACATAGAAATTGAAAAATACATCTTTTAGATAATAATTCTGAAAAGTTGTATTATAACCATCACTGCTTATTAATTCACGGTATTTTTTAAGATAATCAGAAACTGGGATTTTATTGATGCTTAAAATTTCGGTTCCTGGTATTATATTTTCTACGGAATCTTTATTTTTGATGATATATAGATGATCTTTTTCTACATGATATTCAAATCTTCCGAAAAGTCCTTTTTTATTCTTCAGCACTTTAATTTCTTTTCTGCTGAATTTTTTCATCGGAATTTTTAAAGACAGATGACCTTCTCGGATCTTTGCAATAACCGGTTGAAGTTTAAAATAAAATTGAATTGGAGTGAGAGGTCTTTTAATCGTTTTCTTTAGGCTGTCAAATTTAAAATAGAGTTCTTTTTCAGATATATACCAATTGAGTTTAGGGTGCATTTCCTGAAGCTTGCGATAAGCAAAATCTACATCCTGATGAAGTTTTTCCGGTGAAATGGTTGATTGGGTATGTTTATTTTCCTTTTTTATGGATGCACACGAAGTAACAAGCAGTATAAAGATCAGGAATAGTAAATGTTTCAATTTGATCGCTTTTTTAAAGATTAAATTTAAAAAGTTTAAGATAGTTAAATTTAAAAAAAAAGTAAAAAAATATTTCAAACGTCCTAATAGTATTCTGTCATATGAAATGTGCAGAAAGTTATATATTTAAAGCTTACATTAAATTAAAATGATTTATTTAATTGTCATCACAGCAATTGTTATTGCATTATATTTCATCATCACATCACAGCAGGTTTTTGGCGCAGAACCCAAAGGAAAACGTCTTGAAAGAATGCATCGTTCCGAACATTATAAAAACAATCAATTCCAGAATTTGAGCTTTACACCTTCTCTTGCTGAAGGTTACAGCATGCCGAAAGTAATGTATGATTTTCTTTTTGGCAAAAAAGATCCTTTGCTTAAGCCTTCTCATGATGTTCCTGCGATTCATACCGATTTAAAAAATATTCCTAAAAACGAAGACGTTTTTATTTGGTTGGGGCATTCGTCTTATCTTATTCAGATTGATGGAGTTTCATTTTTAATAGATCCTGTTTTGAGTAGTTATGGTTCACCGTTTAAGTTTTTTAATAAAGCTTTTGCGGGTTCAGATCTCTTTAAACCAGATGATATTCCGAATATTGATTATTTGGTCATAACACATGATCATTACGATCACCTGGACTATCCGACTGTAAAAGGCATCCGTTCAAAAGTTGAAAAAGTGATTCTGCCTTTAGGAGTCGGGGCGCATTTTGAACGATGGGGCTACAATGAGAATCAGCTTTTGGAAGAAGAGTGGGGTGCTGTTCTTGACCTGAAAAATAACATTAAAATTACTTTTACACCGGCAAGACATTTCTCCGGAAGAAAATTTCATAGAAACAATACACTCTGGACTTCTTATGTTCTGGAAACTTCCGCAAAAAAGATTTTTCTGGGAGGCGACAGTGGTTATGATACACATTTTAAAATGATTGGCGAAAAGTATGGGCCGCTCGATTACGCTATTTTAGAAAACGGGCAGTACAATGCAGCCTGGAAATACATTCATGCATTGCCGGAAGACGTTATTCAGGCGAGTATAGATATCACTGCGAAAAATATTATACCGGTTCATTCCGGGAAATTTGCATTAGCACTTCACCCATGGAACGAACCTTTACAGAAAGTGACAACTTTGGGGAAAGAAAAAAACCAGCATATTCTCACTCCGAAAATCGGTGAGGTTCTGGATTTAAATAAAGAAAATCAGGAGTTTATGGCTTGGTGGCAAGACTGATTTATTCATGCCATATCCCCCGATATCTTTTCGGATGATTTTCTAGTTGCTGACGTACAAAATCACATTCAGGATCAATCATCAGATCTTTTTCTTCGGCGTAGCTGACCAATTGATCAAGCAAAAGTTTCGCATAGCCGTGGCCTTCAAGATTTTCGTCAATTTTTGTATAGTAAACATTGAGTAGTCTTCCGTCAACCGAAATCGACATATAGCCCACTTTTTTATCGTCTAATAATATCTGCAGCTCATCCTGATAAGGTGATATTTCAAATTTTATATTTTCCATAATCCATCGTTTTTGGTTGATCTAATTTTATGTAAATAGAATATTCTCTTCTTTAAAATTACAAATAAATGGCAAGATGTAAACATTTTTATTAAGCCTCATAGTAATTTAGATTAGTTTAAACTGAAAATTGCAGCATATATCTAGCATCTGGCTTTATTTTTAAAATAATCAAAATAGCATTTATTTCTTAAAAATTTTATTAATATTCTAAAAACGATCCCATGAGTTTAGTTGTTTTAACAAATTTTGTGAATATTGATTTTTGATTTGGCATCTATATTGCGACTGTATACATATTAACCTTTAAAATTAACAAAATGAAAAAAATATTAATAACAGCATTATTCATCGGAACTTTTAGCCTGGGATATGCGCAGTCAGATTATTACAATGATTATAGAAGAAGTGTGACAGATGTCAATTGGCAGACCGTAGTTTCTGATCTTCTACTTTCTTCTACACAAGCCAATCAGTTAACTGCATTAAACAACAGATATTCAGATTACAACGGCTGGAACCGTGTTTATGCAAACAACCCTGACAGATGGTCGACCGACCGTTATTCTGAATTGGAAAGAATTATGGGAAGAGACAAATATGTAAAATTTAAAACTAAATATTACAAAGGACAAAATCCTGTGGCTGTCTACAACCGTAACAAAAACAATGATAAAAGATACAAGCATATGGATAAAAAGGCAAAATCCTATAAATCTCACAACGGTAAGGCCCATAAAAATAAATAAAATCAATACCATATAAATATTTTCAAAAATGAATGACTGTTCGAAAGTTCAGTCATTTTTTGTTTTTTATGTTAAGTTATCATTTTACCTTTGCGGTGATAAAATCAGCCTATTAAATTGGCATTCTTACCATGAAAAGTCTTCAGTCAAAAAATCAGTTTATTGCTACAATATTAGCTTTTGCCGTTATTCCGATGTCGGGTTTGGCAACCGATATTTATCTTCCCTCAATGCCAAGTATGGCCATAGAACTTCGACAACCTGAAAGCAGCATTCAGCTTACCCTTTCTATTTTTCTCATCAGTTACGGTCTTACTCAGTTTTTTGCAGGAAGTATTGTAGATTCTTTCGGAAGGTTTCGGGTTTCAGCAATTTCTTTGGCACTGTTTGTAGTCAGTTTTCTGATTACAGCCTTAACGAAGGATATTATGGTTATTTACGCGATGCGTGTTTTACAGGGCGTTTTGTCTGGCTTCGCAGTCGTTGCAAAGCGTGCATTTTTTGTCGATGTGTATGAAGGTGAAAAGCGTAAGCATTATCTCAGTATTATGACCATCGTCTGGTCGGTGGGTCCTATTATTGCGCCTTTTATTGGCGGATATCTTCAGAAATTATTTGGATGGCAGTCTAATTTCTATGTATTGGCGGGTTACAGTTTGGTTTTGCTAATTTTAGAGTTGATCTTTTCCGGTGAAACTTTGAAAATTAAAAAAACCTTCAACTTTAATTTTGTACTTAAAGAATACGACCTGATGTTCCGGAGTAAAGATTTTTTCTACGGAATGCTGATGTGCGGAGTGAGCTATGCAATGGTGATTTTCTTCAATTTATGCGGCGCATTTATTATTGAGCACAAAATGGGATATTCTGAAGTGATTGCAGGTTACGTTTCACTTATTCTGGGTTTTGCCTGGATGACGGGTGGCTTTTTGGGTAAAGCTTTAATAAAAAAAGCATTTCTTCCTAAGATTCGCTATGCCAATTTCATTCAGATATTTTTAATTTTGCTGATGATTTTCTGTTCATATTTTATCAATAATATTTACACATTGGTTGCTTTTGCATTTGTCATTCATGTGACAGCAGGCTTCATTTTTAATAATTATTTTGCCTATTGTCTTGGCAGATTTCCAGATTCTGCCGGTGTTGCAGGTGGTTTAACAGGCGGTGTTGCATTTATTATTACTTCGACCATCAGCTACGGAATCGTGTTTATCATTAAACCAGAAATTCAGCTTCACGTAGCAGAGGGGTATCTCGTTTTGGGAATGTTAGGACTGTTTATTTTAAGTATGATTAAAGTCAGAAAAGCACATATTTAATTTTATTTAAGGATTAAGAAATTTTACTGTACGAGCTTAATTTTTATATGTGAGAATGACAATTGAAGAGTCAGCAGCTGGATGGAAGTGGGATGTTATTCCTAAATACACTAACGTCCAGCTCCCATCATCTAGCTTTCATCCAAAAATTTAAACCTCTCTATAACACCATTCCGCCGTCAATCAGAATTTCTGTTCCGGTCATAAAACTGGCAATCTTATTATCAGATAAATAAATAACTGCTTTAGCTACGTCTTCTGCTGTCCCCATTTTTTTCAGAGGAATCACGTTGATTAACCAATCATTAAGTCCTTCCAGAGTATCTCTATCTAATCCAGCCTTTGTCATAATTTCGGTTTTTGTAGGTCCCGGACTTACTAGGTTTACCCTAATTTTTCTTGGTGCCAATTCTGCTGCCGCTGTTTTTGCAATAGAGTTTAAAGCTGCTTTACTAGCCTGATAAACTGAACTGTTGGGTTTGTAAGTCGTTGCCACATTAGAAGATAAGAATACAACCGACGCACCATCATTTAATAAAGGTGTAAATTTGCTTAAAGTAAAATAAGCTCCTTTGAAATTAATATTCATCACCTGATCAAAATTTTCGGCACTCATGTTTTCTATAGAACTTAGAGTTCCTGTAATTCCTGCATTAATAAAAAGAATATCGACTTTTCCGTATTGTTTTTCAACTTCATTTTTTAATGAATCAAGATCATTAAGATTTCCCTGATCTGCCACAAACGGGATCGCTCCCAATTCTTTCGCAGCTTTTTCTATGGCATCTTTTCGTCTTCCCGTTATGATTACTTTTGCACCTTCTGCTACTAATTCTTTTGCGGTTGCATACCCGATTCCGCTGTTTCCACCAGTTACGATGGCTAGCTTGTTGTTAAATTTATTCATTTCTTAAAAATTTTTGACAAAGTTATTTCAAATTGATATACTTTTGTAACCAGTATCACAGAGTATACCAGTATCATTCAGTATATCATTTAACTTTGCAAACATGGAAAGAGATCAAACCGAAGAGCTGAGAGCACTGCAGGACACCCTTTATTTTATTGGTGGAAAGTGGAGAATACCTATTATTAATGCCATTTGTAACGGCAACAGACGTTTTCGTGAGATCGAAAGAAGCATCCCCGGAATTACCACAAGAATGCTTTCTAAAGAATTAAAAGACATGGAAATGAACAAACTGGTTAAACGAATAGTTTATCCCGATACTCCTGTTTTAATTGAATATGAACCGACAGAATATTGCAGAACTTTTGGAAATATTATTGCTGAAATGATTAGTTGGGGAAGGAAACATCGGAAAGTGATTGTGGAGGATAAAATTTAGTTTTATAGACAAATGCTTAATAATGGTCTTATTGATAATGAATTTAAATATCAATGATTCTTCCTTCGTTAGAATGACAAACAGGAGATTTAAGAATTAATACTAAAAAAGCTCCTTTAAGAAAGGAGCTTTTCATTTATATTAAATCCGAAATTAAATTCCGTCAATAATTTCATTTAAAACTGTGCTTGGCCTCATTGCTTCATACGTTTTGTATGTGTCAGTTTTGTAGTAACCGTCTATATTTTGAGGCTTACCTTGAGCACCAATTAATTCAGAATTAATAACTTCTTCGCTTTCCTGCAATGCTTCTGCAACCGGAGCAAATTGATTTGCCAATTCTGCATCGACACTTTGGTTCGCCAAAGCTTCCGCCCAATACATCGCCAGATAGAAGTGAGAACCTCTGTTATCGATTTGTCCGACTTTTCTTGCAGGAGATTTATCAGTAGCTAAAAATTTAGCATTTGCTTCGTCTAATGCATCCGCAAGAACCTGAGCTTTCGTATTATTCTGAGTTTGTGCTAAATGCTCTAAAGAAGCTTGTAAAGCTAAAAATTCACCTAAAGAATCCCATCTTAAATAACCTTCTTCTATAAATTGCTCAACATGTTTTGGAGCAGAACCTCCTGCACCAGTTTCAAACAATCCACCACCATTCATTAACGGAACGATAGAAAGCATTTTAGCAGAAGTTCCAAGCTCAAGAATCGGGAAAAGATCTGTTAAATAATCTCTCAATACGTTTCCTGAAACAGAAATCGTGTCTTTTCCTTCTCGTGCTCTCTTCAACGTTTCCGTCATTGCGTCTTTTACATCAAGGATTTTAATATCCAATCCGTTGGTATCATGATCAGCCAAATATTTTTCAACTTTTTTGATCATTTCTCTGTCGTGAGCTCTTCCTTTATCTAACCAGAAAATAGCAGGCGTGTCAGAAAGTCTTGCTCTGTTTACTGCTAATTTTACCCAGTCCTGAATCGGAGCATCTTTCGTCTGACACATTCTGAAAATATCATTCTTTTCTACTTTTTGAGAAAGAAGAACGCTTCCTGTTTCGTCCTGAACTTCAACAGTTCCTTCTGCTGTAGCCTGGAAAGTTTTATCATGTGATCCGTATTCTTCAGCTTTTTGAGCCATCAAACCAACGTTCGGAACAGAACCCATTGTAGTAGGATCTAATTTTCCGTGAGCTTTCATATCATCAATTACAGACTGATAGAAACCTGCATAAGAACGGTCCGGAATGATACAGATTGTATCTTCTTCTTTTCCTTCATTATTCCACATTTTTCCGCCTCCTCTTACCAAAGCAGCCATCGATGCATCAACGATGATGTCAGAAGGAACATGGAAATTGGTGATTCCTTTGTCAGAATTTACCATCGCTACTCTTGGCCCGTTGGCCAAAGCAGCTTCAATATCACCTTTGATGTTGGCTTCCTGAATATTTCCTTTTATTTTGTCAAACAGATCTGCAAGACCGTTATTTGGATTAACATCCAAATCATTAAAAGTCTCAGCATATTTAGTAAAAACTTCTTTAAAATAAGTCTCAACGATAGCTCCAAAAACAATGGGATCAGAGATTTTCATCATTGTAGCCTTAAGATGTGCAGAAAGAAGTACGTTTTTATTTTTTGCCTCGTCGATCACTTGCTGAACGAAAGATTTCAGAGCACTCAAATTCATTACAGAAGAATCAATCACTTCACCTGCCTGAAGATTGGCAAAATCTTTTAATAAAGTTTCAGTACCGTCATTTCCTTTGAAAACAATCTTGTATTTTGCCGCATTTTCCAGGGTTGTAGAAGTTTCTGTTCCGTAGAAATCTCCAGTATTCATATGAGCAACATCCGTTTTGCTGTCAGAAGCCCAGTCACCCATTTTGTGAGGGTTTGCTTTTGCGTAGTTTTTAACGGCTTTCGGAGCACGTCTGTCAGAATTTCCTTCTCTTAAGACAGGATTTACAGCACTTCCCAATACTTTAGCATATTTAGCTTTGATGACTTTTTCCTCATCATTTTTTGGTTCAGCAGGATAATTGGGAACCGCGAAACCTTTAGACTGCAATTCAGCAACAGCCGCATCCAATTGTGGAGCGGAAGCAGAAATATTAGGTAATTTGATAATGTTTGCGTCAGGTTGAGTTGCCAATTCGCCCAATTGAGCTAAAGCGTCATCAATTTTCTGATCATCTTTCAAAAACTCAGGAAAGTTTGCCAAAATTCTGCCTGCCAAAGAAATATCCGGAACTGCGATCTCAATGTTTGCTGCTTTTGTAAACGCTTTTACAATTGGTAAAAACGAGTGTGTTGCCAACATGGGAGCCTCATCTGTAAGTGTGTAATAGATTTTTGATTTTTCTGACATTATACTGTTATTTATTATTTTAAAGTTTTAGTTTCACAAATTTAGTAATTATCATTGTTTTATTTGGGTGTTTGCATAAAAAAAGAGGCTATAGCCTCTTTTTAATTTATTGTTTATTTTAATCTTATTTACCTGTAGAAATGATACCTTTGGTAGGAGATGTAAATGTAACTCCAGTACTTGTCCAACTTCCCGAATTGGTCGTATTTGGATTTAAATAATAGCCATATGCTTCACTGTCAGAATATATAACAATACTTCCTCCAGATGCCATCCCACCTTTTACTGGTGAAGAGAATGTTATTGAATTGCTTGTCCAGCTTCCTGAGTTTGTTCCGTTTGGATTTAAGTAATAACCTTTTGCTTCGCTGTCAGAATAAATGACAATCGTATTATTTGATGAAACAGCACCTTTGATTTGTGATGAAAAAGTTACAGAAGTACTATTCCAATTTCCTGAGTTTGTTCCGTTTGGATTTAAGTAGTAGGATTTTGCTTCATTGTTAGAATAAACAACTATTGCATTGTTTGAAGCAATAGATCCTTTAATAGGAGATGAAAAAATGACAGGTGTACTACTCCAACCTCCTGAATTTGTTCCATTTGGATTCAGATAATAGCCTTTCGCTTCGTTATCGGAGTAAACAACGATTGTATTATTAGAAGCTACAGCACCTTTAACAGGGGAAGAAAAAGTCACATTGCTGCTATTCCAGCTTCCTGAGTTTGTTCCATTTGGATTTAAATAATATGCTTTGGCTTCGTTATCAGAATAGACAATGATACATCCGTTTCCAGTATTATTTTTTAAAGAAACAGTTTGTGTGTAGTGTTTGATGATGTTGATAAAACACTTCCCGCAACCAAAGCATAAGGCACACTCATCAACTGATTGACTCCAACATTTGTATAATTGGTCCCACCTGCAGGATCCATTTCCACTTTTACAAATTTTGTATTTGTTCCCCAGTTGATTGCTCCGAAACTTCCTGTTGTAGGAGTTCCCTGTCCGATATTTAAATTAACTAAACCTTTAGAGTTGGTTGTTTTTGTATGAGTTTCTGTGTATAAAACTGTTCCGGTAGCAGAGTTTTCCAAAATACTTATTTTTAATGCAACGTTTCCGTTTGCAATTGGAGCTCCTGCTGCGCTGAATGCGATTGTCTGATAACTAAAAGCTTGTGGAACTTGTGCACTTAATAATGTTGCTAAAAATAGCCCTATAGTAACGTATAATTTTTTCATGTTTAAATAGTTAAGGTTTTTTAATAATTTTGATAGGTTTAAGGTCAGGGTTTTTAAAAATGATCATGTAAACACCTTGGTTTAAGCTTCTTAAATCCAGTTGGTCTGACTGTAATTTTGTCTTTAAAATAAGTCTACCTGCAAGATCAAATATTTCAACCTCGTCGATTTTTGATTTTGAATTTAATTTGACATATATAAAATCAGCAGTTGGATTGGGATAGATTTTTACAGTTTCTTTTTCCAGTTCACTTACACCTAAAACCTGTAATAAGGTTTGATATAGCATTCCCATTGTCCCCGAATTGTTCTGGTCAGGATCAGTCGGGATCACGTAAATTTCTCCGACGGAATGCGTGAAGTTATCTGCAGAAACAGCCCCGGAATTGATATTCCCAATCACAGACTGGGCAAATCCAAAGAATGGCACTGCAAATAAAAGCATAGTAGTTTTTTTTCGCATAGTTATCTATTTTTAGCGCGTAAATGTAATCAAATTATGATATTGTAAATATGATTGAAATTATAAGTTTTTTTATTTTCATTTTAAGAATTATTTAACCTTTATTTCAAACAAATTCGTCTGAAATTGAATAAATTTGATACAACTTAAAAAATAATCAGTTTATGTCAAGTATCACATTAAAAGGAAACGAAGTAAACACATTGGGAAATCTTCCTGAAGTAGGATTTACAGTAAAAGATTTTGCACTGGTAGATTCTGGTCTGAATGTAAAAACATTACAAAGCTTTGAGGGTAAGAAAAAGGTTTTCAACATCTTCCCAAGTATTGATACGCCAACTTGTGCATCTTCGGCCAGAAAATTTAATGAAGAAGCCAATAATTTAGAAAATACCGTGGTTATCAATGTTTCTAAAGATCTTCCTTTTGCGCTGACAAGATTTTGTGCAGCAGAAGGTTTGAATAATGTAGAGACTCTTTCAGATTTCAGAGGAACTTTTGGTGATGATTATGAAGTAACGATCACAGATTCTCCAATGAAAGGTCTTTTGAGCCGTGCTGTTATCGTAACTGACGAAAATAATAAAGTAGTTTATACTGAGCAGGTGTCAGAAATCGCTGACGAGCCCAATTATAGTGCAGCAATAGAAGCACTAAAATAATTACACAACAAATTTTTACAAACAGCCTTGTGAAAATTATTCACAAGGCTGTTATTTTTACAAAGAATCCCTAAATCAATACTAAAAGTGAAACGTTCAGGAACTGCTACCTTGCCACTTCATCACGGAAAAGTTCCGCCTTGGCTGTACGAGCGCATGGCCCTGCTCGGGCGTTCTGTTGTCGAAGTTATCTTAGCAGATTACGGTAAAGATGAGGTATTGCGAAGATTGGCAGATCCGTTTTGGTTTCAGAGTTTTGGTGCAGTGATGGGTATGGATTGGCATTCGTCAGGAATTACCACTTCTGTAATGGGAGCTCTAAAACGCAGTATTAATCCACATTCTAAAGAATTGGGAATTTACATTTGTGGCGGAAAAGGCAGATTTTCAAAAGATACGCCTAATGAACTTTTGGTCATTGCTGACAAAACCGGGCTTGATGGAAACGAACTGATTCGTGCCAGCAAATTGTCGGCAAAAGTAGACAATACTGCAATTCAGGATGGTTATCAGCTTTATCTTCACAATTTTATTCTTTCAGATGAAGGAAATTGGTCAGTTGTACAACAGGGAATGAATGATGCAGACGGAACTGCGCGCCGTTATCATTGGCATTCTGAAAATATGAAATCTTTTGTCGATGAACCACATAAAGGAATTCAGGGAATTAACCGCGGCGAAATTCTCAATCTAACGGCAAATGCCGCTCAGGAAAGCAGAAAAGGTATATTGGAAATTTCACATACCAATTCAGAAAAAATCATGCAGGATTTTGCCAATTTGATTTTACCGGCTCATCACGATGTCCGGGCTTCAGATGTTGATTTAAAAAAGCTGGGAACACTTTTATACATGACGAGAGAAAACCAACCTGAAAATTTTGAAGAATTACTTTTGTTAAGAGGAGTAGGCCCAAGAACTTTGCAAAGTCTGGCTTTGGTAAGTGAGGTCATTCACGGGTCGCCCTCAAGATTCAGAGATCCTGCGAGATTTTCTTTTGCACACGGCGGAAAAGACGGTCATCCGTTTCCCGTTCCGATTAAAGTTTATGATGAAACGATCGGAATTTTACAAAAAGGAATCGAAAAATCTAAACTGGGTAATTCTGATAAATTGCAATCGATCAATAAGCTTCACACCATCATTTCAGATGCCGAGAAAAATTTTACTCCAAATTTTGACATCAATGAAGTGATTGAAGAAGAGCGTCAAAATTCCTGGCGCTTTGGAGGAAAGACAGTGTTTGGTGATGCGGAAAAGCCTACAAAACAAAAACCGATACAGCTCTCGTTATTTTAATATTACTACAAATTGAAGATTTTATAAAATTTTCATTATTCATCATTAAGCTTCTCCTTAATTAAATAAAAAATTATGTCAATATTCCAATAAAAATTTTAATTTTAAAATCTTAAAAACATTAATTGGATGACAAAGAAAGCTTTCGAAGTTTATTACGATTTCCCATTTTTTCTCCCGGAAGAGCTTGATGAGATCATTCAGGCTCATGAGAAAGTAATTTTTCAAAAGGGTGACTATATCCTTGAAGAGGGAAAAACCGCCAACGAGTATTATATTTTGGATAAAGGTCTGGCCCGCTCATTTGTTAATGACTTCAATGGAAACGAAGTCACCACACACTTTTTCACAGAAAATGACATCATTATTGATGTTTCATCATTATTTCAGAGGATTCCTACCCAAGAAAATATCATTTGCATTGCAGATTGCGAATGCTGGAAAATGAATTTTGATATTTTTCAGGAATTATTTCATAAAATACCCAACCTCAGAGAATGGGGAAGAGCCTGGATGTCGCAGCAGCTTTTTTTATATAAGCAGCGTTCGGTAGAGATGTTTACACTTTCTGCAACGAAACGGTATCTCCATTTGTTGGAGCAGAAATCTCAAGTAATACAGTTTGCTCCTTTAAAGCAAATTGCTTCGTATTTAGGTGTTACGGATACTTCATTAAGCAGAATTCGCAAAGAATTGGTTTCTCATCCCAAAAAAAATTAAATCTTGTCTTATGGCAAGTTGGTTTTCATTGTGACTAGGTAATTTTGGTTAAAAGTTTAACCTAGATAATTACAAAAATGCAAATCAACCAAATTTATGTCAATCTTCCAGTAAAAGATGTTCAGAAAACAAGAAAATTTTGGACAGAGCTCGGCTTTTCTATCAACGAACAATTTTCAGATGAAAATGCGATTTGTGTAATCATGAAAGAAGATCACATCTACACCATGTTTCTTAAAGAAGAATTTTTTAAAACCTTTACAGACAGGCCTATC includes the following:
- a CDS encoding S41 family peptidase, with the translated sequence MKHLLFLIFILLVTSCASIKKENKHTQSTISPEKLHQDVDFAYRKLQEMHPKLNWYISEKELYFKFDSLKKTIKRPLTPIQFYFKLQPVIAKIREGHLSLKIPMKKFSRKEIKVLKNKKGLFGRFEYHVEKDHLYIIKNKDSVENIIPGTEILSINKIPVSDYLKKYRELISSDGYNTTFQNYYLKDVFFNFYVAEKGILDSANIETSYQNQKRIVKLRRESKNKEDLEKDQMEKKRTEEKKVNDYVASTSSYNRIFKLLDKDSMIAYMKIQSFSRTFSDRFYKESFSKINKAGSSYLIIDIRNNYGGSLYEINNLYSYLAPEPFVLVKPSQLTSKFTPLKTNYFRKSNLLQYILKGLLYPGYVFSQIFSVYKGKDGMVYYRMKENKPTKPKKNVFKGKVYMLINGGSFSASSVISSKLQYDKRATLVGEETGGANDGTVAGFYSYQKLPNSKIDFPIGLLLIQPNIDFTNTKKGVIPDVEISENMQDILNRKDVQLDWIKNDITQNKANKIQN
- a CDS encoding GNAT family N-acetyltransferase, with amino-acid sequence MENIKFEISPYQDELQILLDDKKVGYMSISVDGRLLNVYYTKIDENLEGHGYAKLLLDQLVSYAEEKDLMIDPECDFVRQQLENHPKRYRGIWHE
- a CDS encoding SDR family oxidoreductase, whose protein sequence is MNKFNNKLAIVTGGNSGIGYATAKELVAEGAKVIITGRRKDAIEKAAKELGAIPFVADQGNLNDLDSLKNEVEKQYGKVDILFINAGITGTLSSIENMSAENFDQVMNINFKGAYFTLSKFTPLLNDGASVVFLSSNVATTYKPNSSVYQASKAALNSIAKTAAAELAPRKIRVNLVSPGPTKTEIMTKAGLDRDTLEGLNDWLINVIPLKKMGTAEDVAKAVIYLSDNKIASFMTGTEILIDGGMVL
- a CDS encoding MFS transporter: MKSLQSKNQFIATILAFAVIPMSGLATDIYLPSMPSMAIELRQPESSIQLTLSIFLISYGLTQFFAGSIVDSFGRFRVSAISLALFVVSFLITALTKDIMVIYAMRVLQGVLSGFAVVAKRAFFVDVYEGEKRKHYLSIMTIVWSVGPIIAPFIGGYLQKLFGWQSNFYVLAGYSLVLLILELIFSGETLKIKKTFNFNFVLKEYDLMFRSKDFFYGMLMCGVSYAMVIFFNLCGAFIIEHKMGYSEVIAGYVSLILGFAWMTGGFLGKALIKKAFLPKIRYANFIQIFLILLMIFCSYFINNIYTLVAFAFVIHVTAGFIFNNYFAYCLGRFPDSAGVAGGLTGGVAFIITSTISYGIVFIIKPEIQLHVAEGYLVLGMLGLFILSMIKVRKAHI
- a CDS encoding MBL fold metallo-hydrolase; translated protein: MIYLIVITAIVIALYFIITSQQVFGAEPKGKRLERMHRSEHYKNNQFQNLSFTPSLAEGYSMPKVMYDFLFGKKDPLLKPSHDVPAIHTDLKNIPKNEDVFIWLGHSSYLIQIDGVSFLIDPVLSSYGSPFKFFNKAFAGSDLFKPDDIPNIDYLVITHDHYDHLDYPTVKGIRSKVEKVILPLGVGAHFERWGYNENQLLEEEWGAVLDLKNNIKITFTPARHFSGRKFHRNNTLWTSYVLETSAKKIFLGGDSGYDTHFKMIGEKYGPLDYAILENGQYNAAWKYIHALPEDVIQASIDITAKNIIPVHSGKFALALHPWNEPLQKVTTLGKEKNQHILTPKIGEVLDLNKENQEFMAWWQD
- a CDS encoding winged helix-turn-helix transcriptional regulator, producing MERDQTEELRALQDTLYFIGGKWRIPIINAICNGNRRFREIERSIPGITTRMLSKELKDMEMNKLVKRIVYPDTPVLIEYEPTEYCRTFGNIIAEMISWGRKHRKVIVEDKI